A part of Rhodamnia argentea isolate NSW1041297 chromosome 8, ASM2092103v1, whole genome shotgun sequence genomic DNA contains:
- the LOC115736572 gene encoding cytochrome P450 86A1-like, with translation MEIPLILFTVAAAALAYLLWFCLLARTLTGPKAWPLVGSLPALFSNRRCIHDWIASNLRAAGGSATYQTCTVALPFVARRQGLYTVTCHPKNIEHVLRTRFDNYPKGPTYQAAFHDLLGQGIFNSDGDTWLIQRKTAALEFTTRTLRQAMARWVSRTIKSRLWTILDKAARDKTSVDLQDLLLRLTFDNICGLTFGKDPETLSPEMPENPFAIAFDTATEATLERLLYPSFLWRLKKVFAIGSEKRLQRSLEVVETYMNDAIEARKEAPSDDLLSRFLKKRDVDGNLFPTSVLQRIALNFVLAGRDTSSVALSWFFWLVMNNPDVEEKIIREITTVLQETRGDEPAKWVEDPLVFDEADRLIYLKAALAETLRLYPSVPEDYKHVVSDDVLPDGTFVPAGSTVTYSIYSVGRMKAIWGEDCLEFKPERWLSPEGDQFEPPKDGYKFVAFNAGPRTCLGKDLAYLQMKSVASAVLLRYVLSPVPGHRVEQKMSLTLFMKNGLRVYLRPRALVGPAQGLAAPA, from the exons ATGGAGATCCCGCTCATTCTCTTCACTGTGGCGGCTGCCGCTTTGGCGTACCTCCTCTGGTTCTGCCTTCTGGCCCGGACACTGACCGGCCCCAAGGCGTGGCCGCTAGTGGGAAGCCTCCCCGCCCTCTTCTCGAACCGCCGGTGCATCCACGACTGGATCGCCAGCAACCTCCGTGCAGCCGGCGGCTCCGCCACGTACCAGACCTGCACGGTCGCGCTCCCCTTCGTGGCCCGCCGGCAGGGGTTATACACCGTCACGTGCCACCCCAAGAACATCGAGCACGTGCTCCGGACCCGGTTTGACAACTACCCGAAGGGCCCGACGTATCAGGCTGCTTTCCACGACTTGCTGGGCCAGGGGATCTTCAACAGCGACGGGGACACTTGGCTGATCCAGCGGAAGACGGCGGCTCTCGAGTTCACGACCCGGACACTCAGGCAGGCCATGGCCCGGTGGGTCAGCCGGACCATAAAGTCGCGCCTTTGGACGATTTTGGACAAAGCTGCTCGAGATAAAACCTCGGTGGACTTGCAAGATCTGTTGCTTCGTTTGACGTTCGACAACATATGCGGACTCACGTTCGGCAAGGACCCCGAGACTTTGTCCCCGGAAATGCCGGAGAACCCCTTCGCCATCGCCTTCGACACCGCCACCGAGGCGACGCTCGAGAGGTTGCTGTACCCGAGCTTCCTgtggaggttgaagaaggtcTTCGCTATCGGCTCGGAGAAGAGGCTGCAGAGGAGCCTCGAGGTCGTCGAGACTTACATGAATGACGCCATCGAGGCGAGGAAAGAGGCTCCGTCTGACGATCTCCTGTCGAGGTTCTTGAAGAAGCGCGACGTGGACGGGAACCTGTTCCCCACTTCCGTCCTCCAGCGCATCGCGCTCAACTTTGTCCTCGCCGGGCGCGACACGTCCTCCGTCGCCCTCAGCTGGTTCTTCTGGCTGGTGATGAACAACCCCGACGTGGAGGAGAAGATTATCCGGGAGATCACAACGGTGCTCCAGGAGACACGCGGTGACGAACCGGCCAAGTGGGTGGAGGACCCGCTGGTCTTCGATGAGGCAGACAG ATTGATATATCTGAAAGCCGCATTGGCCGAGACTCTGAGATTGTATCCTTCCGTGCCCGAAGATTACAAGCATGTGGTCTCCGACGACGTCTTGCCGGACGGCACGTTCGTGCCTGCAGGATCGACGGTGACATACTCCATATATTCGGTTGGGAGGATGAAGGCTATATGGGGCGAGGATTGCTTGGAGTTCAAGCCGGAGAGGTGGCTGTCGCCGGAGGGCGACCAGTTCGAGCCGCCCAAGGATGGTTACAAGTTCGTGGCGTTCAACGCCGGGCCCAGGACTTGCCTCGGGAAGGACCTCGCGTACCTGCAGATGAAGTCGGTGGCTTCGGCGGTGCTCCTCCGCTACGTGCTGTCGCCGGTCCCCGGCCACCGGGTGGAGCAGAAGATGTCGCTCACCTTGTTCATGAAGAACGGGCTCCGCGTCTACTTGCGCCCACGGGCTCTCGTAGGCCCGGCCCAGGGACTCGCCGCCCCAGCATAG
- the LOC115736575 gene encoding uncharacterized protein LOC115736575, which translates to MASLTAIAFAPTAGRVFSATAAKGAGGSKEEKGLLDWILGGLQKEDQLLETDPILKKVEGKNGGGSGSGSKSSVAVPPKKKGGFGGLFAKN; encoded by the coding sequence ATGGCTTCCTTAACCGCCATAGCCTTCGCTCCGACCGCCGGGAGGGTGTTCTCCGCCACCGCGGCCAAGGGCGCCGGCGGGAGCAAGGAGGAGAAGGGGCTGCTGGACTGGATCCTGGGGGGCCTCCAGAAGGAGGACCAGCTCCTGGAGACCGACCCCATCCTCAAGAAAGTGGAGGGCAAGaacggcggcggcagcggcagcggcagcAAGAGCTCCGTGGCCGTGCCCCCGAAGAAGAAGGGTGGCTTCGGCGGCCTCTTCGCCAAGAACTGA
- the LOC125316267 gene encoding uncharacterized protein LOC125316267: protein MDAEAGLSSIAPPVFDGDNYQIWAVRMETYLDALDLWEAVEEDYEIPTLPANPTMAQIKAHKEKKTKKSKAKACLFAAVSATIFSRIMSLKTAKEIWDFLKSEYEGDERIRGMQVLNLIRDFEMQKMKETETIKEYADRLLGIANRVRLLGLRLQ, encoded by the exons ATGGATGCCGAAGCTGGTCTCTCTTCAATTGCTCCACCAGTGTTCGATGGAGATAACTACCAGATATGGGCAGTACGCATGGAGACATACTTGGATGCTTTGGATCTTTGGGAAGCAGTGGAAGAAGATTATGAAATCCCTACACTTCCTGCCAATCCAACCATGGCTCAGATCAAAGCTCATaaggagaagaagacaaagaagtcAAAGGCCAAAGCTTGCTTGTTTGCTGCAGTTTCAGCCACCATTTTTTCTCGAATTATGTCTCTCAAGACGGCAAAGGAGATATGGGATTTTCTCAAGTCTGAGTATGAAGGAGATGAGAGAATTCGTGGGATGCAGGTGTTGAATCTAATCCGTGATTTTGAGATGCAGAAAATGAAGGAAACTGAGACCATAAAGGAGTATGCTGACAGACTTCTCGGGATAGCCAATCGAGTTCGGTTGCTGG GTTTGAGGCTACAATAA
- the LOC115736573 gene encoding sodium-dependent phosphate transport protein 1, chloroplastic isoform X1, with translation MNSRAFLCSFSPHPDSLLKQRTSLGPPPPPPPPRKGFASATRFQCRVRLISGGRCCTFRVSARNPGLKSEQYEISEVQESAKFKNGQDEEDGGIVPWWEEFPKRWVIVILCFSAFLLCNMDRVNMSIAILPMSAENNWNPTTVGLIQSSFFWGYLLTQIAGGIWADTVGGKLVLGFGVVWWSIATALTPVAAKLGLPFLLVVRAFMGIGEGVAMPAMNNILSKWVPVSERSRSLALVYSGMYLGSVTGFAFSPFLIHQFGWPSVFYSFGSLGTLWFATWLNKAYSSPLDDPQLRPEEKKLILTNSIPREPVTTIPWGLILSKPPVWALIVCHFCHNWGTFILLTWMPTYYNQVLKFNLTESGLLCVLPWLTMAFSANLGGWIADTLVSNGLSVTTVRKIMQSIGFLGPAFFLTQLSHVDSPAMAVLCMACSQGTDAFSQSGLYSNHQDIAPRYSGVLLGLSNTAGVLAGVFGTAATGYILQHGSWDDVFKVSVGLYLTGTVVWNLFSSGEKILD, from the exons ATGAACTCGAGAGCCTTCCTCTGCTCCTTCTCGCCGCACCCTGATTCCCTCCTCAAGCAAAGGACTTCACTCggtccgccgccgccgccgccaccgccgagGAAAGGCTTCGCGTCAGCGACTCGGTTCCAGTGCCGGGTCCGATTGATCTCGGGGGGGCGATGCTGCACGTTCCGGGTCTCGGCCCGAAACCCTGGCTTGAAGTCGGAGCAGTACGAAATCTCGGAGGTGCAAGAGTCGGCGAAGTTCAAGAACGGCCAAGACGAGGAGGACGGGGGTATCGTTCCTTGGTGGGAAGAGTTCCCCAAGAGATGGGTCATCGTGATCCTCTGTTTCTCGGCCTTCTTGCTCTGCAACATGGACCGA GTAAACATGAGTATTGCTATACTTCCCATGTCTGCAGAAAACAACTGGAACCCAACCACTGTTGGTTTGATACAGTCTTCCTTTTTCTGGGGCTATCTCCTCACCCAG ATTGCCGGCGGCATTTGGGCCGACACTGTGGGTGGGAAACTTGTCTTGGGATTTGGGGTAGTTTGGTGGTCCATCGCAACAGCTCTCACTCCAGTCGCTGCTAAACTTGGGCTTCCTTTCCTGCTTGTCGTCCGTGCCTTTATGGGAATTGGCGAA GGTGTCGCTATGCCTGCAATGAATAATATCTTGTCGAAGTGGGTTCCCGTATCAGAGAGAAGTAGATCACTGGCACTGGTCTACAGTGGCATGTATCTAGGATCAGTCACTGGCTTCGCCTTTTCGCCTTTTTTGATACATCAGTTTGGCTGGCCATCAGTCTTCTATTCTTTCGGTTCTCTGGGAACATTATGGTTCGCAACCTGGCTAAATAAG GCATACAGTTCACCTCTCGATGATCCTCAGCTGCGGCCTGAAGAGAAAAAGCTGATTTTAACCAACAGCATTCCAAGAGAACCTGTGACTACGATACCATGGGGTTTAATACTGTCGAAACCACCTGTATGGGCCCTCATAGTGTGTCATTTCTGTCACAACTGGGGGACATTTATTCTTCTCACGTGGATGCCGACATACTATAATCAG GTGCTAAAGTTCAATCTCACAGAATCGGGGCTTTTATGTGTATTACCTTGGCTTACAATGGCGTTTTCTGCTAATCTTGGAGGTTGGATTGCGGACACTCTTGTCAGCAATGGCTTATCTGTGACTACAGTTCGCAAG ATCATGCAGTCAATTGGATTTCTTGGACCTGCTTTTTTTCTTACCCAGTTGAGCCATGTTGACTCTCCTGCAATGGCTGTTTTATGCATGGCCTGCAGTCAG GGAACTGATGCATTCTCGCAATCTGGTCTGTACTCGAATCATCAGGACATTGCTCCCCGCTACTCC GGAGTACTGCTTGGTTTATCCAATACTGCTGGCGTGTTGGCCGGTGTTTTCGGGACAGCTGCGACGGGCTACATCTTGCAACATG GGAGTTGGGACGATGTTTTCAAGGTCTCAGTTGGGCTTTACTTAACCGGAACCGTCGTGTGGAATCTTTTCTCATCAGGCGAGAAGATTTTGGACTGA
- the LOC115736574 gene encoding josephin-like protein gives MSREKPSVYHERQRLQFCLLHSLNNLFQRKEAFTRQSLNLIAERLVLDDPNKEKWTPLSLLFKPHHNALTGNYDINVLIAALEGEGKRVAWQDHRGGAATIDLEDSGDKLMGLVLNVPVRRYAGLWRSRHWVTVRKVEGVWYNLDSDLGDPYAFQQIEEVREFLDHVMANGGEVLLVLNDDHDATSWETTLVEGIGVLRNTCLKSDPEFMDLVLVMETQDILFGVVTSSEYFPLAVLLGKELGSLAIKAESATQQVLKSKGLLFGVRVSQFPMLAFPESDSSAELEMSTRGNGRLSQREETKRPVIDHHRHRRCKLTGKVAGRRWCTATAGNCCVRVPARLDSSPRKLLKHLRERVLATLRLVSMGKRRPSKISSTVNSKPSTASFDSQRTEAVEDCINYINSSSSSSSSSTSSSLSSSSSSCTTVTNTITTRPPPAPSPPPLPNLNSKPEDSATQPSSSPPPTHCPQPKSNSESEGSVTLPPPSLLPPPSCCLQPKLYSESDGSAIPPPPSPPPPSHCPQPKLNCESEGSAMLPPPSLPPPPPPPSPSFNKSEGSATPPPQPPQMPPPSRPPLEPKSNSQSVGLATPPRLPLPPPPPPPPPPYPRSTPKQHVTSGLVKTSELCSNLPSVKKI, from the exons ATGTCGCGCGAGAAGCCCAGTGTTTATCACGAGAGGCAAAGACTTCAGTTCTGCCTCTTGCACTCCCTCAACAATCTCTTTCAG AGAAAGGAGGCATTCACTCGCCAAAGTTTGAATCTGATCGCCGAGAGACTCGTCCTCGATGATCCCAACAAGGAGAAGTGGACACCGTTGTCTCTGCTGTTCAAGCCTCACCACAATGCGCTCACCGGGAATTACGACATTAATGTTCTCATCGCCGCTCTAGAAGGCGAAGGCAAGAGGGTGGCGTGGCAAGATCATCGGGGCGGAGCCGCCACGATTGATCTGGAGGATTCAGGCGACAAATTGATGGGCCTCGTGCTGAATGTTCCTGTTAGAAGGTATGCTGGGCTTTGGCGAAGTAGGCATTGGGTTACGGTTAGGAAGGTTGAGGGTGTTTGGTATAATCTGGACAGCGACCTTGGCGATCCTTATGCTTTTCAACAAATAGAAGAAGTTAGGGAGTTCCTGGATCATGTTATGGCCAATGGTGGCGAAGTTTTGCTGGTCCTGAATGATGACCAT GATGCAACTTCATGGGAAACGACTCTCGTTGAAGGAATAGGAGTCTTGAGAAACACGTGTTTGAAGAGTGACCCTGAATTTATGGATCTTGTGCTGGTTATGGAAACACAAGACATCCTTTTTGGAGTTGTCACGAGTTCTGAGTACTTCCCGCTAGCTGTTCTGCTg GGAAAGGAGCTCGGTTCTTTAGCTATAAAAGCAGAAAGCGCCACTCAGCAGGTATTAAAGAGTAAAGGTCTGCTATTTGGTGTAAGGGTGTCACAATTTCCTATGCTTGCTTTTCCTGAAAGTGATTCCTCAGCTGAACTAGA GATGTCGACAAGAGGAAACGGCAGATTAAGTCAAAGGGAAGAAACCAAGAGGCCAGTGATTGATCACCACAGACACAGGAGGTGTAAACTGACGGGCAAAGTCGCCGGAAGAAGGTGGTGCACAGCCACCGCAGGAAACTGCTGTGTCAGAGTGCCTGCAAGGCTAGATTCTTCGCCGAGGAAGCTTTTGAAGCATCTCAGAGAGAGAGTGCTAGCAACTTTACGGCTGGTGTCGATGGGAAAGAGGAGGCCATCCAAGATCTCTTCCACAGTCAACTCAAAACCGTCCACAGCGTCTTTTGATTCACAAAGAACAGAAGCCGTTGAGGACTGCATCAATTACATTAActcatcatcatcttcgtcatcatcttcaacatCGTCATCGTtgtcgtcatcttcttcttcttgtactACGGTTACTAATACAATCACCACTCGGCCACCACCAGCACCTAGTCCTCCTCCTCTGCCAAATTTGAATTCCAAACCAGAAGATTCTGCTACTCAGCCTTCATCATCACCACCGCCTACCCATTGTCCTCAGCCAAAATCGAATTCCGAATCGGAAGGTTCCGTAACCCTGCCTCCACCTTCACTGCTACCACCACCTAGCTGTTGTCTTCAGCCGAAATTGTATTCTGAATCCGATGGTTCTGCAATCCCGCCTCCACCTTCACCGCCACCACCTAGCCATTGTCCTCAGCCTAAACTGAATTGCGAATCAGAAGGTTCTGCAATGCTGCCTCCACCTtcactgccgccgccgccgccgccaccatcaCCTAGCTTTAACAAATCAGAAGGTTCTGCCACCCCACCTCCACAACCACCACAAATGCCACCACCATCTAGACCTCCTCTGGAGCCAAAATCAAATTCCCAATCAGTAGGTTTAGCTACTCCTCCACGTCTTcccctgccgccgccgccgccaccgccaccaccaccatatCCAAGATCGACCCCAAAACAGCACGTTACATCGGGGTTGGTTAAAACCTCGGAGCTCTGCTCAAATCTTCCTTCTGTTAAGAAGATTTGA
- the LOC115736573 gene encoding probable anion transporter 1, chloroplastic isoform X2, which translates to MLHVPGLGPKPWLEVGAVRNLGGARVGEVQERPRRGGRGYRSLVGRVPQEMGHRDPLFLGLLALQHGPKNNWNPTTVGLIQSSFFWGYLLTQIAGGIWADTVGGKLVLGFGVVWWSIATALTPVAAKLGLPFLLVVRAFMGIGEGVAMPAMNNILSKWVPVSERSRSLALVYSGMYLGSVTGFAFSPFLIHQFGWPSVFYSFGSLGTLWFATWLNKAYSSPLDDPQLRPEEKKLILTNSIPREPVTTIPWGLILSKPPVWALIVCHFCHNWGTFILLTWMPTYYNQVLKFNLTESGLLCVLPWLTMAFSANLGGWIADTLVSNGLSVTTVRKIMQSIGFLGPAFFLTQLSHVDSPAMAVLCMACSQGTDAFSQSGLYSNHQDIAPRYSGVLLGLSNTAGVLAGVFGTAATGYILQHGSWDDVFKVSVGLYLTGTVVWNLFSSGEKILD; encoded by the exons ATGCTGCACGTTCCGGGTCTCGGCCCGAAACCCTGGCTTGAAGTCGGAGCAGTACGAAATCTCGGAGGTGCAAGAGTCGGCGAAGTTCAAGAACGGCCAAGACGAGGAGGACGGGGGTATCGTTCCTTGGTGGGAAGAGTTCCCCAAGAGATGGGTCATCGTGATCCTCTGTTTCTCGGCCTTCTTGCTCTGCAACATGGACCGA AAAACAACTGGAACCCAACCACTGTTGGTTTGATACAGTCTTCCTTTTTCTGGGGCTATCTCCTCACCCAG ATTGCCGGCGGCATTTGGGCCGACACTGTGGGTGGGAAACTTGTCTTGGGATTTGGGGTAGTTTGGTGGTCCATCGCAACAGCTCTCACTCCAGTCGCTGCTAAACTTGGGCTTCCTTTCCTGCTTGTCGTCCGTGCCTTTATGGGAATTGGCGAA GGTGTCGCTATGCCTGCAATGAATAATATCTTGTCGAAGTGGGTTCCCGTATCAGAGAGAAGTAGATCACTGGCACTGGTCTACAGTGGCATGTATCTAGGATCAGTCACTGGCTTCGCCTTTTCGCCTTTTTTGATACATCAGTTTGGCTGGCCATCAGTCTTCTATTCTTTCGGTTCTCTGGGAACATTATGGTTCGCAACCTGGCTAAATAAG GCATACAGTTCACCTCTCGATGATCCTCAGCTGCGGCCTGAAGAGAAAAAGCTGATTTTAACCAACAGCATTCCAAGAGAACCTGTGACTACGATACCATGGGGTTTAATACTGTCGAAACCACCTGTATGGGCCCTCATAGTGTGTCATTTCTGTCACAACTGGGGGACATTTATTCTTCTCACGTGGATGCCGACATACTATAATCAG GTGCTAAAGTTCAATCTCACAGAATCGGGGCTTTTATGTGTATTACCTTGGCTTACAATGGCGTTTTCTGCTAATCTTGGAGGTTGGATTGCGGACACTCTTGTCAGCAATGGCTTATCTGTGACTACAGTTCGCAAG ATCATGCAGTCAATTGGATTTCTTGGACCTGCTTTTTTTCTTACCCAGTTGAGCCATGTTGACTCTCCTGCAATGGCTGTTTTATGCATGGCCTGCAGTCAG GGAACTGATGCATTCTCGCAATCTGGTCTGTACTCGAATCATCAGGACATTGCTCCCCGCTACTCC GGAGTACTGCTTGGTTTATCCAATACTGCTGGCGTGTTGGCCGGTGTTTTCGGGACAGCTGCGACGGGCTACATCTTGCAACATG GGAGTTGGGACGATGTTTTCAAGGTCTCAGTTGGGCTTTACTTAACCGGAACCGTCGTGTGGAATCTTTTCTCATCAGGCGAGAAGATTTTGGACTGA